From Mycolicibacterium nivoides, a single genomic window includes:
- a CDS encoding BlaI/MecI/CopY family transcriptional regulator yields the protein MRVRGFGELEADIMDRIWNRGDAAVTVREVFDEIAEERRIAYTTVMSTMDNLHTKGWLERDRDGRAYRYWPTLNREQHTAQLMREALDGGGRSDLVLSYFIEQMDPQDSDRLRAALRTLARRSGRTRKR from the coding sequence GTGCGCGTACGAGGATTCGGCGAACTCGAAGCCGACATCATGGATCGCATCTGGAATCGCGGAGACGCGGCCGTCACGGTCCGCGAGGTGTTCGACGAAATCGCCGAGGAGCGCCGGATCGCCTACACCACAGTCATGTCGACGATGGACAACCTGCATACGAAGGGCTGGCTGGAACGCGACCGCGACGGGCGCGCCTATCGATACTGGCCGACGTTGAACCGCGAACAGCACACCGCCCAGTTGATGCGCGAGGCGCTCGACGGTGGCGGTCGTTCTGATCTGGTGCTCAGCTACTTCATCGAGCAGATGGACCCACAGGATTCCGACCGGTTACGTGCCGCGCTCCGTACATTGGCCCGGCGCTCCGGAAGGACGAGGAAGCGGTGA
- a CDS encoding M56 family metallopeptidase, translated as MNVAAGLLIYSVVMVALAPTLLGVLTRGGSAPRFGVTAWLTAVVSVLATWIAIPILVILDVAFHGGRRQSLLASCVQFLCDIASGRAGLAAQSTMIAGAAVLAVAVVAAGMKAARTISRLQSRAHRHAQAVRMVGRPTAQRDVFIVDTDERTAYCVAGAPPAIVVTTGAIAALGGDELQAVLAHERAHLDGHHLKIVTALRGLAMVFPRVRLMTRAATDVGRLLEMCADDAAVRRHGQRSLLAGLMALAGTTPAQALGAADVALLIRAERLALPPAPWMRVGAGAGLFGATTVIALAPVATFALGVSGLLCR; from the coding sequence GTGAATGTCGCCGCGGGGCTGCTGATCTACAGCGTGGTGATGGTGGCGCTGGCGCCGACATTGCTCGGCGTTCTCACTCGCGGTGGCTCGGCTCCCAGATTTGGTGTGACGGCGTGGTTGACGGCCGTGGTCAGCGTCTTGGCGACCTGGATCGCTATTCCGATACTGGTCATCCTCGATGTGGCCTTCCACGGCGGGCGGCGGCAGTCCTTGTTGGCGTCGTGTGTGCAGTTCCTGTGTGACATCGCGTCTGGGCGTGCAGGCCTGGCAGCGCAGTCGACGATGATCGCCGGCGCAGCCGTGCTGGCCGTGGCGGTGGTCGCTGCCGGGATGAAGGCGGCACGGACCATCAGCCGGCTGCAGTCCCGCGCTCACCGGCACGCTCAGGCGGTGAGGATGGTGGGACGTCCGACAGCCCAACGCGACGTCTTCATCGTCGACACCGACGAGCGCACCGCATACTGCGTCGCGGGTGCGCCACCCGCGATCGTGGTCACCACCGGTGCGATCGCCGCGCTCGGTGGCGACGAACTGCAGGCGGTCCTCGCCCACGAACGGGCGCACTTGGATGGACATCACCTCAAGATCGTGACGGCCCTGCGCGGGTTGGCAATGGTTTTCCCACGGGTGAGGCTGATGACGCGGGCGGCCACCGATGTCGGTCGGCTGCTGGAAATGTGTGCCGACGACGCCGCTGTGCGCCGCCATGGACAGCGCTCGCTCCTCGCCGGGCTGATGGCCCTGGCCGGGACCACGCCGGCCCAGGCACTCGGAGCCGCCGACGTGGCATTGCTGATCCGTGCTGAGCGCCTTGCCCTTCCACCTGCGCCATGGATGCGGGTGGGTGCGGGGGCCGGTTTGTTCGGCGCTACGACCGTGATCGCGCTGGCTCCGGTGGCGACCTTCGCGCTAGGGGTCTCGGGCCTGCTCTGCCGTTGA
- the ripB gene encoding NlpC/P60 family peptidoglycan endopeptidase RipB, producing the protein MPSNPRSDQTCWERRTLLRTGVLAAASLALMGAPRAHAEPNAGQWDPTLPNLLSAGAPGDPVAIANASLQASAFAAQTTFDMGRKFLGSLGLVPADNSGAAPVLRGNRVYGRQAVEYVIRRAGTQIGVPYSWGGGSLTGPSRGVDSGAGTVGFDCSGLTRYAFAGVGVLLPRYSGDQYTAGRQLPPSQAKRGDLLFWGPGGGQHEALYLGNGQMIEAQQSGVPVKISPVRKSGMTPNVTRVIEY; encoded by the coding sequence ATGCCTTCCAATCCGCGCTCGGATCAGACCTGCTGGGAACGTCGAACACTCTTGCGCACAGGGGTTTTGGCTGCAGCGTCACTGGCATTGATGGGCGCGCCGCGCGCCCATGCAGAACCCAACGCCGGCCAGTGGGACCCCACTCTGCCCAACCTGCTGAGCGCAGGTGCGCCCGGCGATCCGGTGGCTATTGCCAATGCGTCGTTGCAGGCAAGCGCTTTTGCGGCACAGACAACCTTTGACATGGGGCGAAAGTTCCTCGGCAGCCTGGGACTTGTGCCGGCTGACAACAGCGGCGCAGCTCCCGTACTCCGCGGCAACCGTGTTTACGGCAGACAGGCGGTCGAGTACGTCATCCGGCGGGCCGGCACTCAGATCGGCGTCCCTTATTCCTGGGGAGGTGGCAGCTTGACCGGACCCAGTCGAGGGGTGGATTCTGGCGCCGGCACCGTCGGCTTCGACTGTTCTGGACTAACCCGTTACGCGTTCGCCGGTGTCGGTGTGCTGCTCCCCCGCTATTCGGGCGATCAATACACCGCGGGACGCCAACTCCCGCCGTCACAGGCCAAGCGGGGCGACCTCCTGTTCTGGGGACCCGGCGGTGGACAACACGAGGCGCTCTACCTGGGCAACGGTCAAATGATCGAGGCCCAGCAGTCGGGTGTCCCGGTCAAGATCTCGCCGGTCCGCAAATCGGGGATGACGCCCAATGTCACCCGCGTGATTGAATACTGA
- a CDS encoding oxidoreductase family protein, which produces MSPETAAVLQRFSDEFMTWATGRREPFALLHGDYRLDNLLFAKAGGADPVVAVDWQVMSTGLPLRDVTLLVAPGLSVPDRRAGERSIIEAYHRRLTELGITGYSLESCWEDYRYAQFQGPFVTVLGALVGQPSERGDRMFTVMAERSATAIADLDAFSLLGK; this is translated from the coding sequence TTGTCGCCGGAGACCGCCGCTGTGCTGCAGCGGTTCTCCGACGAGTTCATGACCTGGGCGACCGGACGACGGGAGCCGTTCGCACTGCTGCATGGCGACTATCGCCTGGACAATCTGCTCTTCGCCAAGGCCGGTGGCGCCGACCCGGTGGTGGCGGTGGACTGGCAGGTCATGTCAACCGGCCTGCCCCTGCGTGACGTCACGCTGCTGGTCGCGCCAGGTTTGTCGGTCCCGGACCGCCGCGCCGGTGAGCGTTCGATCATCGAGGCCTACCACCGCCGGTTGACCGAACTCGGCATCACCGGGTACAGCCTCGAAAGCTGTTGGGAGGATTATCGTTACGCGCAGTTCCAGGGACCGTTCGTCACAGTGCTCGGCGCACTGGTGGGCCAGCCCTCCGAGCGCGGCGACCGGATGTTCACGGTGATGGCCGAACGGTCGGCCACCGCGATCGCCGACCTCGACGCGTTTTCCCTGCTGGGCAAGTGA
- a CDS encoding NADP-dependent oxidoreductase, which produces MTDSAHRQNRQVLLRRRPNGLVSPDDTEMVTVPAAVPAEGEALLRTTYVGIDAAARTWLDGEPGYLPPLELGDVVRVAGIGEVVESRCDAYKVGDLVTTLTGLQDYAIIRDDLFSTPVVGYTDPLAVMSIYGPTGATAYFGMKGVGNPQAGETVVVSAAAGATGSVAGQIAKIAGARVVGIAGGPDKCRVVVEDFGFDACVDYKAGDLTAALKKVCPNGINVYFDNVGGDVLNAVLANLAHKARVVMCGIISSYLHGDHPGPSNYVNLLATASTMQGFIALEEWARFDEAFAALQSWEQQGLLAHRETVYEGLESSIDALNGLFTGANIGKMLVKINEPGQG; this is translated from the coding sequence TTGACTGACTCCGCGCACCGGCAGAACCGTCAGGTCCTGCTGCGCCGCCGCCCCAATGGACTGGTCTCCCCCGACGACACCGAGATGGTGACCGTGCCCGCGGCGGTGCCCGCGGAGGGGGAAGCACTGCTGCGGACCACCTATGTCGGCATCGACGCCGCCGCTCGCACGTGGCTGGACGGCGAGCCCGGCTATCTTCCGCCCCTCGAGTTGGGTGACGTGGTGCGGGTGGCCGGTATCGGCGAGGTCGTCGAATCACGCTGCGATGCCTACAAAGTCGGTGATCTCGTGACCACCCTGACCGGACTGCAGGATTACGCGATCATCCGCGACGACCTGTTCAGCACGCCGGTGGTCGGGTACACCGACCCGCTGGCCGTGATGTCGATCTACGGGCCGACCGGCGCGACGGCCTACTTCGGCATGAAGGGTGTCGGCAATCCGCAAGCCGGCGAGACCGTCGTCGTATCGGCGGCCGCGGGTGCCACCGGATCGGTGGCCGGCCAGATCGCCAAGATCGCCGGCGCTCGGGTAGTGGGTATCGCCGGAGGCCCGGACAAATGCCGGGTCGTGGTCGAGGATTTCGGCTTCGATGCCTGCGTCGACTACAAGGCCGGCGACTTGACCGCTGCGCTGAAGAAAGTGTGCCCCAACGGGATCAACGTCTACTTCGACAACGTCGGCGGCGACGTGCTCAATGCGGTGCTGGCCAATCTTGCGCACAAGGCGCGTGTGGTGATGTGCGGCATCATTTCCAGCTATCTCCACGGTGATCACCCCGGACCGTCCAATTACGTGAACCTGCTCGCCACCGCCTCGACGATGCAGGGCTTCATCGCACTCGAAGAGTGGGCGCGTTTCGACGAGGCGTTCGCCGCGCTGCAGAGTTGGGAACAGCAGGGGCTGTTGGCGCACCGTGAAACCGTGTACGAAGGGCTGGAATCCAGCATCGATGCGCTCAACGGACTGTTCACCGGCGCCAACATCGGCAAGATGCTGGTGAAGATCAACGAACCTGGCCAAGGATGA
- a CDS encoding TetR family transcriptional regulator codes for MTANDVAPRRGRPPRIDTSAIVAAVLEIGTENVTMRRVAEHLGVSLPGLYHHVKNQDDLLRLAAESALVNSPPPRYAGEHWATWMRSYASYIRTVLASEPALVEKFVTGGVRDEMEMECNGDAVEALAEHGLAPDDAMAVWAAVSAMAIGSVTEAHREHLQAESGQPWLARIFKLTAKRPASDYPTLRAIAQSGYDPFGEDSFQQRMTMLLNGIAMQYGLPPEPAD; via the coding sequence GTGACCGCCAACGACGTAGCGCCGCGTCGTGGTCGGCCGCCCCGCATCGACACGAGCGCCATAGTCGCTGCGGTGCTGGAGATCGGCACCGAGAACGTCACCATGCGCCGGGTCGCCGAACACCTCGGCGTCAGTCTTCCGGGGCTGTATCACCACGTGAAGAACCAGGACGATCTGTTGCGTCTGGCCGCCGAGAGCGCACTGGTCAACTCCCCGCCGCCGCGGTACGCCGGCGAGCACTGGGCCACCTGGATGCGCAGCTACGCGTCCTACATCCGTACGGTGCTGGCGTCCGAGCCGGCACTGGTGGAGAAGTTCGTGACGGGCGGGGTGCGGGACGAGATGGAGATGGAGTGCAATGGCGACGCGGTCGAGGCGCTGGCCGAGCACGGTCTCGCCCCCGATGATGCGATGGCGGTCTGGGCGGCGGTGAGCGCGATGGCGATCGGCAGCGTCACCGAGGCGCACCGCGAACACCTCCAAGCCGAAAGCGGACAGCCGTGGTTGGCCCGGATCTTCAAACTCACCGCCAAACGTCCCGCGTCCGACTATCCGACGCTGCGTGCGATCGCGCAGTCCGGTTATGACCCGTTCGGTGAGGACAGCTTTCAGCAGCGAATGACGATGTTGCTCAACGGCATTGCGATGCAGTACGGACTACCGCCGGAGCCCGCGGACTAG
- a CDS encoding SDR family oxidoreductase — protein MSTPRTPIDPDAPVLVTGASGYIGSWIVRYLEAGHTVHGTVRNPQKTSGLEHLHKLSADHPGRLKLFKADLLESGSFDAAMAGCQLVMHTASPFLLSGYKDAQEALIRPALEGTRNVLDSVNRTDSVKRVVLTSSVVAIYGDARETRDVPGGVFTDEHWNTTSSVDHQPYPYSKTVAEQEAWRYQKAQDRWDMVTIHPGLVLGPSLTNASDSASLSTMKQFTDGTLLAGAPALTMGVVDVRDVAEAHLRAGFTPEAHDRYIVNADSLSLLEIGKVLRRRFGPFYPFPRMTAPKVLVKAIAPAAGLTRKFVDRNIGYPLAFDNSRSRDELGLAYRPAEQTVTDHFQQMLDDGLVRRMPGS, from the coding sequence ATGAGCACACCCCGGACCCCGATCGACCCGGACGCACCGGTGCTCGTGACAGGCGCCAGCGGGTATATCGGCAGCTGGATCGTCCGGTATCTCGAAGCCGGCCACACCGTCCACGGCACAGTGCGCAATCCGCAGAAGACGTCCGGCCTCGAGCACCTACACAAGCTCTCGGCTGACCATCCCGGCCGGCTGAAGCTGTTCAAGGCGGACCTGCTCGAGTCCGGCAGTTTCGACGCGGCCATGGCCGGATGTCAGCTCGTCATGCACACCGCGTCGCCGTTCCTGCTCTCCGGCTACAAGGATGCGCAAGAGGCACTGATCCGCCCGGCACTGGAGGGCACCCGCAACGTCCTGGACTCGGTCAACCGCACAGACAGCGTCAAACGTGTGGTACTGACCAGCAGCGTGGTCGCGATCTACGGAGATGCCCGTGAGACCCGGGACGTCCCCGGCGGTGTATTCACCGACGAACACTGGAACACCACCAGCAGTGTCGACCACCAGCCGTACCCCTATTCCAAAACCGTGGCGGAGCAGGAGGCCTGGCGGTATCAAAAGGCGCAGGACCGCTGGGACATGGTCACCATCCACCCGGGCCTGGTGCTCGGTCCTTCCCTGACCAACGCCAGCGACTCGGCCAGCCTGAGCACGATGAAACAATTCACCGATGGCACACTGCTCGCCGGTGCTCCCGCGTTGACCATGGGCGTGGTGGATGTGCGTGACGTCGCCGAGGCCCACCTGCGCGCCGGGTTCACCCCCGAGGCCCACGACCGCTACATCGTCAACGCCGACTCGCTGAGCCTCCTGGAGATCGGCAAGGTGCTGCGCCGCCGGTTCGGACCGTTCTACCCGTTCCCGAGGATGACCGCACCCAAGGTGCTCGTGAAAGCCATCGCTCCGGCCGCCGGGCTGACGCGAAAGTTCGTCGATCGCAACATCGGGTACCCGTTGGCATTCGACAACAGTCGTAGCCGCGACGAACTGGGACTGGCCTATCGGCCCGCCGAACAGACCGTAACCGATCATTTCCAGCAGATGCTCGACGACGGGCTGGTTCGCCGAATGCCGGGGAGCTAG
- a CDS encoding TetR/AcrR family transcriptional regulator gives MARAPIGRQQLLDAARDELVQENGVIELSGLMRRAGLSTGALYHHFGSKSGLLAAIYDGFYDGLRHAIADAHLPTGDWATRERDRTHRFVAYHLADPLAPILLNRTAGDPQLTELEAAYIHNLIDNAAANIRHGQQSGELPADLDPDSAGAYVIGGLRHGIAQQLRVTPTPNSDQATQTLWRFTAAVLGIG, from the coding sequence ATGGCACGGGCCCCGATCGGACGTCAACAACTACTCGACGCTGCCCGTGACGAACTCGTCCAGGAAAACGGTGTCATCGAACTCAGCGGGCTGATGCGCCGCGCCGGGCTCAGCACCGGCGCCCTGTACCACCATTTCGGATCGAAGAGCGGTCTGCTGGCGGCGATCTACGACGGGTTCTACGACGGACTGCGGCACGCCATCGCCGACGCCCACCTCCCCACCGGCGACTGGGCGACTCGCGAACGTGACCGCACCCACCGCTTCGTCGCCTATCACCTCGCCGATCCACTGGCGCCGATCCTGCTCAACCGCACCGCCGGCGACCCGCAACTCACCGAACTCGAAGCCGCCTACATTCACAACCTGATCGACAACGCCGCCGCCAACATCCGCCACGGGCAGCAGTCAGGTGAACTTCCGGCCGACCTGGATCCCGACAGCGCAGGGGCATACGTCATCGGAGGCCTGCGCCACGGCATTGCGCAACAACTCCGGGTCACCCCGACGCCGAATTCCGATCAAGCCACGCAGACACTCTGGCGCTTCACCGCTGCCGTTCTCGGCATCGGGTAG
- a CDS encoding phytanoyl-CoA dioxygenase family protein — protein MGTEVTSLTELAGDLAGTYRWTPSSGEQVDPAVADADLAAVLRDGYVILPDLLTAAELDAIRSTVGPLLDQRGRNGFEGRATQRVYSVLNKTRTCDRIADHPRVLALLDRLLMPNYLMSMLQVIRILPGEQAQMLHTDDGFYPLPRPRKALGAATIWAIDEFTADNGATDIVAGSHEWGDRLPEPAERAPVVMSAGSCVFFLGTLWHGGGANRSANARLALTAQYCEPWLRPQEAFTLSMTRDTVRAVSEDIRRMLGYSIHPPFIGQVDGMHPKRLLEPGAQSV, from the coding sequence ATGGGCACTGAAGTGACATCGTTGACGGAGTTGGCCGGTGACCTGGCCGGCACGTACCGGTGGACCCCCAGCAGTGGTGAGCAGGTCGACCCGGCGGTGGCCGACGCGGATCTGGCCGCGGTGCTGCGCGACGGCTACGTGATCCTGCCTGACCTGCTCACCGCAGCCGAACTCGATGCGATCCGGTCGACTGTTGGGCCACTGCTGGATCAGCGGGGCCGCAACGGATTCGAAGGTCGCGCCACCCAGCGTGTGTACAGCGTGTTGAACAAGACCCGCACCTGTGACCGGATCGCCGACCATCCGCGCGTGCTGGCGCTGCTGGATCGGCTGTTGATGCCGAACTACCTGATGTCGATGCTGCAGGTCATCAGGATTCTGCCGGGGGAGCAGGCGCAGATGCTGCATACCGACGATGGCTTCTACCCGCTGCCCAGGCCGCGAAAAGCATTGGGCGCGGCCACGATCTGGGCTATCGACGAGTTCACCGCCGATAACGGCGCCACCGACATCGTCGCGGGCAGCCATGAGTGGGGTGATCGACTTCCTGAGCCTGCCGAACGCGCACCGGTGGTGATGAGTGCCGGGTCATGTGTGTTCTTTCTCGGGACGTTGTGGCACGGCGGCGGCGCCAACCGATCCGCGAACGCACGTCTGGCGCTGACGGCGCAGTATTGCGAACCGTGGCTCCGCCCGCAGGAGGCGTTCACCTTGTCGATGACCCGTGACACGGTGCGCGCGGTATCCGAGGACATCCGCCGCATGCTCGGCTACAGCATCCACCCGCCGTTCATCGGACAGGTCGACGGCATGCACCCCAAGCGACTGCTCGAACCGGGAGCCCAGTCCGTCTGA